A part of Paraliobacillus zengyii genomic DNA contains:
- a CDS encoding PstS family phosphate ABC transporter substrate-binding protein produces MKKLKLVGLALLLVLSIGLLAACGSSDDSSAEETDDSNAESTDTEDTESESAELEGSVVIDGSGTVYPLMARIAEEYMLTEQEGVSVEVGRSGTSAGFEKFLVEDGTDFNDASRQIKEEESAAAEELGIEVHELKVALDGLTFVMHPDNDWATEMTEEELLSIFLADGGVTNWSDINPEWPDEKINTYGPNENHGTYEFFYENILEEADLVSDVNLQQEYSTLVTLVSEDVNSIGFFGFGYYVNNQDKLQAVNVDFGDGPVEPSLETIAEDGDYANFTRPVFTYLNVNNATEKAQVLDYAIYLMNNVNTFAGETGFAPIPDEEAQESIDFLNGLK; encoded by the coding sequence TTACTTGCAGCTTGTGGATCAAGTGACGATTCAAGTGCAGAAGAGACAGACGATTCGAATGCAGAATCAACTGACACAGAAGATACTGAAAGTGAATCAGCAGAATTAGAAGGTAGTGTTGTTATTGATGGTTCTGGTACAGTTTATCCATTAATGGCTAGAATTGCAGAAGAGTATATGTTAACAGAACAAGAAGGTGTATCTGTTGAAGTAGGTCGTTCAGGTACAAGTGCAGGATTTGAAAAGTTCTTAGTTGAAGATGGAACTGATTTTAATGACGCTTCTCGACAAATTAAAGAAGAGGAATCAGCGGCTGCAGAAGAGCTTGGTATCGAAGTACATGAATTGAAAGTTGCATTAGATGGTTTAACTTTCGTTATGCATCCAGATAATGATTGGGCTACGGAAATGACAGAAGAAGAACTGTTAAGTATTTTCCTTGCTGATGGTGGTGTAACAAACTGGTCTGATATTAATCCAGAATGGCCAGATGAAAAAATAAACACTTATGGACCGAACGAGAATCACGGTACGTATGAATTCTTTTATGAAAATATTCTTGAAGAAGCTGATCTTGTAAGTGATGTTAATCTTCAACAAGAGTATTCTACATTGGTAACATTGGTGTCTGAAGATGTTAACTCTATTGGATTCTTTGGTTTTGGTTACTATGTAAATAATCAAGATAAATTACAAGCAGTAAATGTTGATTTTGGTGATGGACCAGTTGAACCTTCTCTTGAGACAATTGCTGAAGATGGCGATTATGCTAACTTTACTCGTCCAGTATTCACTTATTTGAATGTTAATAATGCAACAGAAAAAGCTCAAGTGTTAGATTATGCAATCTATTTAATGAATAACGTAAATACTTTTGCTGGTGAAACAGGATTTGCTCCAATCCCAGATGAAGAAGCACAAGAAAGTATAGATTTCCTAAATGGGCTTAAATAA